A stretch of the Diprion similis isolate iyDipSimi1 chromosome 14, iyDipSimi1.1, whole genome shotgun sequence genome encodes the following:
- the LOC124414612 gene encoding maspardin-like isoform X1 has protein sequence MACISELSQSQEYLSFRSSIPLRKIVVDSDGTKGWKVYDSGPKTVRCPLICLPPVSGTADIFFKQIMGLAAKGYRVIAAEPPVYWNVKEWCEGFKKLLDYMELDRVHLFGASLGGFLAQKFAEVNSHCPRVQSMVLCNTFTDTSVFSYNDSAAVFWILPSLVLKKMVMGNFAAQKADPEIVDAIDFMVERLESLTQPELASRLTMNCVSCYVQPQKISHLPITIIDVFDEYALSNVVREETYKCYPNAKLAHLKSGGNFPYLSRSPEVNLHLQIHLRQFNDTEYDAAEKYGKV, from the exons ATGGCTTGCATCAGCGAGCTATCACAATCCCAAGAATATCTGAGCTTCCGCAGTTCGATACCGCTACGGAAAATTGTTGTCGACTCGGACGGCACGAAG GGATGGAAGGTCTACGATTCAGGGCCGAAAACTGTGAGATGTCCATTAATCTGCCTTCCCCCGGTCAGCGGGACTgcggacatttttttcaagcaaatTATGGGACTGGCCGCGAAAGGATATCGCGTTATCGCT gCGGAACCACCGGTATATTGGAACGTGAAGGAATGGTGCGAAGGATTCAAAAAACTCCTCGATTATATGGAACTCGACAGAGTACATTTGTTCGGAGCGTCCCTCG GTGGTTTCCTCGCGCAAAAATTTGCAGAAGTTAATTCTCATTGCCCACGAGTCCAATCCATGGTCCTGTGTAACACCTTTACAGACACATCTGTATTCAGCTACAATGATTCTGCAGCCGT ATTTTGGATCCTACCGTCTTTAGTACTGAAGAAAATGGTGATGGGAAATTTTGCTGCTCAAAAGGCCGACCCAGAGATCGTTGACGCCATTGATTTCATGGTGGAGCGG TTGGAAAGTTTGACCCAGCCGGAGTTGGCCTCTCGCCTAACAATGAACTGCGTCAGCTGTTATGTCCAGCCACAAAAAATATCACATCTCCCGATAACAATAATTGACGTATTCGACGAGTACGCTTTGTCGAACGTAGTCAGGGAAGAGACTTACAAATGTTATCCAAACGCTAAACTCGCCCACCTTAAGAGTGGTGGGAACTTTCCATACCTTAGCCGATCGCCAGAAGTTAATCTACACTTGCAG ATCCATTTGAGGCAGTTCAACGATACCGAGTACGATGCTGCGGAGAAATACGGCAAGGTCTAG
- the LOC124414612 gene encoding maspardin-like isoform X2 encodes MGLAAKGYRVIAAEPPVYWNVKEWCEGFKKLLDYMELDRVHLFGASLGGFLAQKFAEVNSHCPRVQSMVLCNTFTDTSVFSYNDSAAVFWILPSLVLKKMVMGNFAAQKADPEIVDAIDFMVERLESLTQPELASRLTMNCVSCYVQPQKISHLPITIIDVFDEYALSNVVREETYKCYPNAKLAHLKSGGNFPYLSRSPEVNLHLQIHLRQFNDTEYDAAEKYGKV; translated from the exons ATGGGACTGGCCGCGAAAGGATATCGCGTTATCGCT gCGGAACCACCGGTATATTGGAACGTGAAGGAATGGTGCGAAGGATTCAAAAAACTCCTCGATTATATGGAACTCGACAGAGTACATTTGTTCGGAGCGTCCCTCG GTGGTTTCCTCGCGCAAAAATTTGCAGAAGTTAATTCTCATTGCCCACGAGTCCAATCCATGGTCCTGTGTAACACCTTTACAGACACATCTGTATTCAGCTACAATGATTCTGCAGCCGT ATTTTGGATCCTACCGTCTTTAGTACTGAAGAAAATGGTGATGGGAAATTTTGCTGCTCAAAAGGCCGACCCAGAGATCGTTGACGCCATTGATTTCATGGTGGAGCGG TTGGAAAGTTTGACCCAGCCGGAGTTGGCCTCTCGCCTAACAATGAACTGCGTCAGCTGTTATGTCCAGCCACAAAAAATATCACATCTCCCGATAACAATAATTGACGTATTCGACGAGTACGCTTTGTCGAACGTAGTCAGGGAAGAGACTTACAAATGTTATCCAAACGCTAAACTCGCCCACCTTAAGAGTGGTGGGAACTTTCCATACCTTAGCCGATCGCCAGAAGTTAATCTACACTTGCAG ATCCATTTGAGGCAGTTCAACGATACCGAGTACGATGCTGCGGAGAAATACGGCAAGGTCTAG
- the LOC124414616 gene encoding ARL14 effector protein-like isoform X2, with amino-acid sequence MSGERPMSAYMERRTRSAKKAALSLENGVQSFLKYFDPERSEREKRKLNRRLYPGAKKHVLYDEKGIFFQTGEDLCDCLERSCLGCHFPCPKCKSTKCGHECRSNRKWAYESIENEGSDIVISNPVLKD; translated from the exons gaACTCGATCGGCTAAAAAGGCTGCGCTTTCCCTGGAGAACGGTGTccaatcatttttaaaatatttcgacCCCGAGAGAAGTGAACGGGAAAAACGCAAACTTAACCGGCGACTCTATCCCGGAGCTAAGAAACACGTCCTGTACGACGAAAAAGGAATCTTTTTCCAAACTGGGGAAGATCTATGCGACTGTTTGGAACGCAGTTGCCTTGGATGTCACTTCCCGTGTCCTAAATGTAAATCGACGAAGTGTGGACACGAGTGCAG GTCAAACAGAAAATGGGCTTACGAGTCGATTGAAAACGAAGGAAGCGATATCGTCATCAGCAATCCAGTTTTGAAAGATTGA